Proteins encoded in a region of the Piliocolobus tephrosceles isolate RC106 chromosome 18, ASM277652v3, whole genome shotgun sequence genome:
- the NDUFV2 gene encoding NADH dehydrogenase [ubiquinone] flavoprotein 2, mitochondrial isoform X4, translating into MFFSAALRARAAGLAAQWGRHVRNLHKTAMQNGAGGALFVHRDTPENNPDTPFDFTPENYKRIEAIVKNYPEGHKAAAVLPVLDLAQRQNGWLPISAMNKVAEVLQVPPMRVYEVATFYTMYNRKPVGKYHIQVCTTTPCMLRNSDSILEAIQKKLGIKVGETTPDKLFTLIEVECLGACVNAPMVQINDNYYEDLTPKDIEEIIDELKAGKIPKPGPRSGRFSCEPAGGLTSMTEPPKGPGFGVQAGL; encoded by the exons ggaAGACATGTAAGGAATTTACATAAGACAGCTATGCAAAATGGAGCTGGAGGAGCTTTATTTGTG CACAGAGATACTCCTGAAAATAACCCTGATACTCCATTTGATTTCACACCAGAAAACTATAAG AGGATAGAGGCAATAGTAAAAAACTATCCAGAAGGCCATAAAGCAGCAGCTGTTCTTCCAGTCCTGGATTTAGCCCAAAGGCAGAATGGGTGGTTGCCCATCTCTGCTATGAACAAG GTTGCAGAAGTTTTACAAGTACCTCCAATGAGAGTATATGAAGTAGCAACTTTTTATACAATGTATAATCGAAAGCCAGTTGGAAAGTATCACATTCAGGTCTGCACTACTACACCCTGCATGCTTCGAAACTCTGACAGCATACTGGAGGCCATTCAGAAAAAGCTTG gaatAAAGGTTGGGGAGACTACACCTGACAAACTTTTCACTCTTATAGAAGTGGAATGTTTAGGGGCCTGTGTGAACGCACCAATGGTTCAAATAAATGACAATTACTAT gaggATTTGACACCTAAGGATATTGAAGAAATTATTGATGAGCTCAAGGCTGGCAAAATCCCAAAACCTGGGCCAAG GAGTGGACGCTTCTCTTGTGAGCCAGCTGGAGGTCTTACCTCTATGACTGAACCACCCAAGGGGCCTGGCTTTGGCGTACAAGCAGGCCTTTAA
- the NDUFV2 gene encoding NADH dehydrogenase [ubiquinone] flavoprotein 2, mitochondrial isoform X5: protein MQNGAGGALFVHRDTPENNPDTPFDFTPENYKRIEAIVKNYPEGHKAAAVLPVLDLAQRQNGWLPISAMNKVAEVLQVPPMRVYEVATFYTMYNRKPVGKYHIQVCTTTPCMLRNSDSILEAIQKKLGIKVGETTPDKLFTLIEVECLGACVNAPMVQINDNYYEDLTPKDIEEIIDELKAGKIPKPGPRSGRFSCEPAGGLTSMTEPPKGPGFGVQAGL, encoded by the exons ATGCAAAATGGAGCTGGAGGAGCTTTATTTGTG CACAGAGATACTCCTGAAAATAACCCTGATACTCCATTTGATTTCACACCAGAAAACTATAAG AGGATAGAGGCAATAGTAAAAAACTATCCAGAAGGCCATAAAGCAGCAGCTGTTCTTCCAGTCCTGGATTTAGCCCAAAGGCAGAATGGGTGGTTGCCCATCTCTGCTATGAACAAG GTTGCAGAAGTTTTACAAGTACCTCCAATGAGAGTATATGAAGTAGCAACTTTTTATACAATGTATAATCGAAAGCCAGTTGGAAAGTATCACATTCAGGTCTGCACTACTACACCCTGCATGCTTCGAAACTCTGACAGCATACTGGAGGCCATTCAGAAAAAGCTTG gaatAAAGGTTGGGGAGACTACACCTGACAAACTTTTCACTCTTATAGAAGTGGAATGTTTAGGGGCCTGTGTGAACGCACCAATGGTTCAAATAAATGACAATTACTAT gaggATTTGACACCTAAGGATATTGAAGAAATTATTGATGAGCTCAAGGCTGGCAAAATCCCAAAACCTGGGCCAAG GAGTGGACGCTTCTCTTGTGAGCCAGCTGGAGGTCTTACCTCTATGACTGAACCACCCAAGGGGCCTGGCTTTGGCGTACAAGCAGGCCTTTAA